Proteins from a genomic interval of Nocardia sp. BMG51109:
- a CDS encoding Gfo/Idh/MocA family protein, giving the protein MVLSRKAQGSQRVPRAHARHINSALVTVGFGPVRSHNWRNRGNPMKPCDALLLPPAATRTLRQPTEPSSSAARSIVENNAVLRAGVVGLGHQALTDHLPTLQASADVRLAAVCDENPAVTHEQQHRLRVPGYLDFEDMFASEQLDLVVVCVPHHVGAQVVEAAAKHGVHVLKEKPFATTVDEAKRLAAVAEESGIHLMVALQRRLNPIHTSFQLLADRIGTPFLVEGRYTMHITDPSDGWRGLSAKAGGGCLIDMGYHLIDLTLWYFGLPDRITADLSASARPDRRYDAEDTALVHFSYDHGLYGSLLLSRFLGPKTEELRVVGSRGAVHLERNRIRRLTNDATAIETVTREPVGQAAAANQIDYFARVIGGSRPNPSSPNDQLAHLAFITACYQAARTHAPVNPKELL; this is encoded by the coding sequence ATGGTCCTCTCACGAAAAGCCCAAGGGAGCCAACGTGTTCCACGCGCTCATGCCCGTCACATCAACTCAGCGCTGGTCACAGTCGGTTTTGGGCCTGTCCGATCGCACAATTGGCGAAACAGGGGGAATCCGATGAAGCCGTGCGACGCCTTGCTATTGCCGCCTGCTGCCACCAGAACGCTGCGGCAGCCGACCGAACCTTCCTCTTCGGCAGCGCGTTCCATCGTCGAGAACAACGCGGTGCTACGGGCCGGTGTCGTCGGCCTCGGCCACCAAGCACTGACCGACCATCTACCGACCTTGCAGGCATCGGCCGATGTCCGGCTCGCCGCGGTCTGCGACGAGAATCCGGCCGTTACCCACGAACAGCAGCACCGCCTGCGGGTGCCTGGCTACCTCGACTTCGAGGACATGTTCGCCAGTGAACAGCTCGATCTCGTCGTGGTCTGCGTTCCGCACCACGTCGGCGCACAGGTCGTCGAAGCCGCGGCCAAACACGGTGTCCATGTGCTGAAAGAGAAGCCGTTCGCCACCACCGTCGATGAGGCCAAGCGTCTCGCCGCAGTGGCAGAAGAGTCCGGGATCCACCTGATGGTCGCGCTGCAGCGGCGCCTGAACCCGATTCACACCAGCTTCCAGCTACTCGCAGATCGCATCGGCACGCCGTTCCTGGTCGAGGGCCGCTACACCATGCACATCACCGACCCGTCCGACGGCTGGCGCGGATTATCGGCCAAGGCCGGCGGCGGCTGCCTCATCGACATGGGCTACCACCTCATCGACCTGACCCTCTGGTACTTCGGCTTGCCGGATCGGATCACCGCAGACCTGTCGGCCAGCGCCCGCCCGGATCGGCGCTACGACGCGGAAGATACGGCACTGGTGCACTTTTCGTATGACCACGGCCTCTACGGCTCATTGCTGCTGTCGCGCTTTCTGGGCCCGAAGACCGAGGAACTGCGCGTGGTCGGCAGCCGCGGTGCAGTGCACCTGGAACGCAACCGCATCCGGCGACTCACCAACGACGCCACCGCCATCGAGACCGTCACCCGCGAACCCGTGGGGCAGGCGGCAGCGGCCAACCAGATCGACTACTTCGCCCGCGTGATCGGCGGCAGCCGGCCGAACCCGAGCAGCCCGAATGATCAGCTCGCGCACCTGGCCTTCATCACGGCTTGCTACCAGGCCGCCCGCACCCACGCCCCGGTCAATCCCAAGGAGTTGCTGTGA